The Chryseobacterium indologenes genomic sequence TTAACATCAGAAGACATTTTTAAATTAATTAAAAAAGAAAGAAATTTCTTAGGTAATATTGACCAATATAAAATTAAAATCAGCAATAGTGATAACTTCGACAGAGATAACTTAATAGGAGTATATAAAATTAGACAATATAACGCTACAAGAAATGGTAATGATAATTTATCACAAGAAATAGGTAGTCTAATACTAAGTTTGGAAAATTATTCTAATAGTAAATTGAGGTTTGTAAGTTTGTTAGGGAAAAAATATTATGGTATGTTTTTTCTGAGTGAAAATTGGGATGAAGTTATTGGATACTTAGAGCGTGAAATTGATGAAAACGAATTTACAAGTATGGATTCAATTGATTGATTAAGAAGAGACCCTCCGCTGGCGCGAGCGTCTCGCTCGTGTCACCTAAGGGTTTTACTATAAGAAAACCGTTATATTTACCAGTACAAAGACCACCTTGACAGACAAGTAAAAGAGAATCTTTTACGCAGGCTGCGAACGCAGTTCAGTGAGGGTAAGTTTCGTCAGAAACAGCATAGGTGCTCCT encodes the following:
- a CDS encoding enoyl-CoA hydratase codes for the protein MLTSEDIFKLIKKERNFLGNIDQYKIKISNSDNFDRDNLIGVYKIRQYNATRNGNDNLSQEIGSLILSLENYSNSKLRFVSLLGKKYYGMFFLSENWDEVIGYLEREIDENEFTSMDSID